In a genomic window of Stakelama saccharophila:
- the gcvPA gene encoding aminomethyl-transferring glycine dehydrogenase subunit GcvPA gives MRYLPLTPDDRTAMLAEIGAGSVDELFADVPDHARLDGPIRDLPGHASEMAVERHMAKLARKNLTAGDGPFFLGCGAYRHHVPATVDHIIQRGEYLTAYTPYQPEIAQGTLQMLFEFQTQVARLFGCDVANASMYDGSTACWEAITMAGRVTKRHRAVLSSGLHPHYVSVANTMATFTGDTLITATPELTAEPDTDALIEAIDDQTSCVVVQYPDILGRIGDLSELAEACHARKALLIAVVTEPVALGAIKAPGEMGADIVVGEGQSLGVGLQFGGPYVGLFACSQKLVRQMPGRLCGETVDAEGKRGYVLTLSTREQHIRREKATSNICTNSGLCALAFSIHMTLLGEKGLRQLAQANHTLACKAADRLAQVPGVELVNTAFFNEFTVKLPTEARPVVRALADQGVLAGVSLGRLYPADDMLAGGLVVAVTETTTEDDIEQLATALKEVLA, from the coding sequence ATGCGTTACCTGCCGCTTACCCCCGATGATCGCACCGCGATGCTCGCCGAAATCGGCGCGGGATCGGTCGACGAGTTGTTCGCCGACGTGCCCGATCATGCCCGTCTCGACGGTCCGATCCGTGATCTGCCCGGCCATGCCAGCGAAATGGCGGTCGAGCGCCATATGGCAAAGCTGGCGCGGAAGAACCTGACCGCCGGCGACGGGCCGTTCTTCCTCGGTTGCGGCGCGTACCGGCATCATGTCCCGGCGACGGTCGATCACATCATCCAGCGCGGCGAGTATCTGACCGCCTACACGCCCTATCAGCCGGAAATCGCGCAGGGCACGCTGCAGATGCTGTTCGAATTCCAGACGCAGGTCGCGCGCCTGTTCGGCTGTGACGTGGCGAATGCGTCCATGTATGATGGTTCGACCGCCTGCTGGGAAGCGATCACCATGGCCGGGCGCGTGACGAAGCGCCACCGCGCGGTGCTGTCCTCGGGGCTGCATCCGCATTATGTTTCGGTCGCCAATACCATGGCGACGTTCACCGGCGATACGCTGATCACCGCAACGCCCGAACTGACCGCGGAGCCGGATACAGACGCGCTGATCGAGGCGATTGACGACCAGACGTCGTGCGTGGTCGTGCAATATCCCGACATTCTAGGCCGCATCGGGGACCTGTCGGAACTGGCGGAAGCGTGCCATGCCAGGAAGGCGCTGCTGATCGCCGTGGTTACCGAGCCGGTGGCGCTGGGCGCGATCAAGGCACCGGGAGAGATGGGCGCCGATATCGTCGTCGGCGAGGGGCAGTCGCTGGGCGTCGGTCTCCAGTTCGGCGGGCCCTATGTCGGCCTGTTCGCCTGCTCGCAAAAGCTGGTGCGGCAAATGCCGGGCCGGCTGTGCGGCGAGACGGTCGATGCCGAGGGCAAGCGCGGTTACGTGCTGACGCTGTCGACGCGCGAACAGCATATCCGCCGCGAAAAGGCGACGTCCAACATTTGCACCAATTCGGGCCTGTGCGCGCTCGCGTTCTCGATCCACATGACGCTCCTGGGCGAAAAGGGGCTGCGGCAACTGGCGCAGGCCAACCATACGCTCGCCTGCAAGGCCGCCGACCGGCTGGCGCAGGTCCCGGGCGTCGAGCTGGTCAATACCGCCTTCTTCAACGAATTCACGGTGAAGCTGCCGACCGAGGCGCGGCCGGTGGTGCGGGCGCTGGCCGACCAAGGGGTGCTCGCGGGCGTGTCGCTCGGCCGGCTCTACCCGGCGGACGACATGCTGGCGGGCGGGCTGGTCGTGGCGGTGACCGAGACCACGACGGAGGATGACATCGAACAGCTTGCAACAGCGCTGAAGGAGGTGCTGGCATGA
- the gcvH gene encoding glycine cleavage system protein GcvH codes for MPRFFTQDHEWIDADGDTATVGITEYAQGQLGDIVFVETPDAGKEFARGDDAAVVESVKAASDVYSPVSGTVTEANGDLDDSPELVNEDPEGRGWFFKLALKDRRELDGLMDETKYKAFVDGL; via the coding sequence ATGCCCCGTTTTTTCACGCAAGACCATGAATGGATCGACGCCGACGGCGATACGGCGACCGTGGGCATCACCGAATATGCGCAAGGCCAGCTCGGCGACATCGTGTTCGTGGAAACGCCCGATGCCGGCAAGGAATTCGCGCGTGGCGACGATGCCGCGGTCGTCGAATCGGTAAAGGCGGCGTCCGACGTCTATTCGCCCGTGTCGGGCACCGTGACCGAGGCCAATGGCGATCTCGACGACAGCCCCGAACTCGTCAACGAGGACCCGGAAGGCAGGGGCTGGTTCTTCAAGCTGGCGCTGAAGGACAGGCGCGAACTCGACGGCCTGATGGACGAAACGAAATACAAGGCCTTCGTCGACGGGCTTTGA
- the gcvT gene encoding glycine cleavage system aminomethyltransferase GcvT encodes MTETESSETLATLPLDGWHRARGGRMVPFAGYHMPVQYEGVMAEHSWTRRSAGLFDVSHMGQLTVSGPDVDAALEALMPADFKGLGEGRMRYSLLLADNGGILDDLMATRLPDDNVFGAAGFYVVVNGAVKFEDIGHLREHLADEITLNHMEGRALLALQGPKAADALGRLVPGVGDLAFMRGGSFGWQGRGLWISRSGYTGEDGFEISLPAETAEAFAEALCAEPEVKPIGLGARDSLRLEAGLPLYGHDLDPDTTPIAADLGFALSKRRRGEGGFPGAERILKEREDGAIQKRVGLVIDGRQPVREGADVVEADGTMVGRVTSGGFAPTIGKPIAMAYVPWASAEPGTTIHLSQRGKLHRAEVAAMPFVPHRYVRAGAK; translated from the coding sequence TTGACCGAGACCGAATCTTCCGAGACCTTGGCCACATTGCCGCTCGATGGCTGGCACCGCGCGCGCGGTGGCCGCATGGTGCCGTTCGCCGGCTATCACATGCCCGTTCAATATGAAGGCGTGATGGCCGAACATAGCTGGACGCGCCGATCGGCCGGGCTGTTCGACGTCAGTCATATGGGGCAACTCACCGTCAGCGGGCCGGATGTCGATGCCGCGCTAGAGGCGCTGATGCCGGCAGATTTCAAGGGGCTGGGCGAGGGGCGGATGCGCTATTCGCTGCTGCTCGCCGACAATGGCGGCATTCTCGACGATTTGATGGCGACGCGCCTGCCGGACGACAATGTCTTCGGTGCGGCGGGCTTTTACGTCGTGGTGAACGGTGCGGTGAAGTTCGAAGATATCGGCCATCTGCGCGAGCATCTCGCCGACGAGATCACGCTCAACCATATGGAGGGTCGCGCGCTGCTGGCGCTGCAGGGCCCGAAGGCGGCGGATGCGCTGGGCCGCCTGGTTCCCGGCGTCGGCGATCTCGCCTTCATGCGCGGCGGCTCGTTCGGCTGGCAGGGGCGCGGGCTGTGGATCAGCCGGTCGGGCTATACCGGCGAGGACGGGTTCGAGATCTCGCTGCCCGCCGAGACGGCGGAAGCCTTTGCTGAGGCGCTGTGCGCCGAACCGGAGGTAAAGCCGATCGGTCTGGGCGCGCGCGATTCGCTGCGGCTGGAAGCAGGCTTGCCGCTTTATGGCCACGATCTCGATCCCGACACGACGCCGATCGCCGCCGATCTCGGCTTCGCCCTGTCGAAGCGCCGGCGCGGGGAAGGCGGCTTTCCCGGCGCCGAGCGCATCCTGAAGGAACGCGAGGACGGCGCGATCCAGAAGCGGGTCGGGCTGGTCATCGACGGGCGACAGCCGGTCCGCGAGGGTGCCGATGTGGTCGAGGCGGACGGGACGATGGTCGGCCGCGTCACCTCGGGCGGCTTCGCGCCCACTATCGGCAAGCCGATCGCCATGGCCTATGTCCCCTGGGCGAGCGCCGAACCCGGCACCACCATCCACCTGTCGCAGCGCGGCAAGCTTCACCGGGCGGAAGTCGCGGCCATGCCCTTCGTCCCCCATCGTTACGTTCGTGCAGGAGCAAAATAA
- the ispH gene encoding 4-hydroxy-3-methylbut-2-enyl diphosphate reductase, translating into MSQQKPVIELLIAAPRGFCAGVDRAIKIVEVALERFGAPVYVRHEIVHNRFVVDSLRDKGAVFVEELDQVPEDAPVVFSAHGVPKAVPRKAEERGLTYVDATCPLVSKVHRQAERLIGSGKHILFIGHRGHPEVIGTFGQVDAGDITLIETVADAEALTPADPHNLAFLTQTTLSVDDTAAVVNVLRRRFPDIVAPRADDICYATSNRQTAVKAIASACDLVLVIGAPNSSNSLRLVEVAEREGKDAKLIQRASDLDFAWLEGVGTLGISAGASAPEILVREVVDRVAERFDVIEREVETARENIAFKLPRGLEAA; encoded by the coding sequence ATGAGCCAGCAAAAACCGGTCATCGAACTTCTGATCGCGGCGCCGCGCGGTTTCTGCGCCGGTGTCGACCGTGCCATCAAGATCGTCGAGGTCGCGCTCGAACGGTTCGGCGCGCCGGTCTATGTCCGGCATGAAATCGTCCACAACCGGTTCGTGGTCGACAGCCTGCGCGACAAGGGCGCCGTGTTCGTGGAGGAACTGGACCAGGTTCCCGAGGATGCGCCGGTCGTCTTTTCCGCCCACGGCGTGCCCAAGGCCGTGCCGCGCAAGGCGGAGGAACGCGGGCTGACCTATGTCGACGCCACCTGCCCGCTGGTATCCAAGGTGCATCGCCAGGCCGAGCGGCTGATCGGCAGCGGCAAGCACATCCTGTTCATCGGCCATCGCGGCCATCCGGAGGTGATCGGCACGTTCGGCCAGGTGGATGCGGGCGATATCACGCTGATCGAAACCGTCGCCGATGCCGAAGCGCTTACCCCTGCCGATCCGCACAACCTGGCCTTCCTGACCCAGACGACCCTGTCCGTCGACGACACAGCGGCGGTCGTGAACGTCCTGAGGCGCCGATTTCCCGACATCGTCGCGCCGCGCGCGGACGACATCTGCTATGCGACCTCCAACCGTCAGACCGCGGTCAAGGCGATCGCATCGGCCTGCGACCTGGTGCTGGTGATCGGCGCGCCCAATTCGTCCAACTCGCTGCGCCTGGTCGAGGTCGCCGAGCGCGAGGGCAAGGATGCCAAGCTGATCCAGCGCGCGTCCGACCTCGACTTCGCCTGGCTGGAAGGGGTCGGAACGCTGGGCATCAGCGCCGGCGCATCGGCACCCGAGATTCTCGTTCGCGAGGTCGTCGACCGCGTTGCGGAGCGGTTCGACGTGATCGAGCGCGAGGTGGAAACGGCGCGCGAAAACATCGCCTTCAAGCTGCCGCGCGGCCTCGAAGCCGCCTGA